The window GACTTCGCTTCCTGGTCCGGATACCACATCCGGAAATCGCAGGCGATGACGTCCGGATGATGTTCTGCGATGGCCTGTTCGAGTGCCGCCAGCGAGCCTGCCAGCAGGCGGTCGTCGCTGTCGACAAAGACAATGTATTCCCCGCGCGCGGCGGCAAGGCCGTGATTGCGCGCCACCGCGATGCCCTGGTTGTCCTGCGCCAGCACCTGCGCGGCGATGTCGGGACGCGTGGCCAGCAGCGCGCGGATGCGCGCCAGCGTGGCGTCGCTGGAGCCGTCATCGATGACGATCAGTTCATGGGCGCTGCCCATCTGGTCCAGCACCGAATCGAGGCACGGCCCGATGTAGTGCTGCACATTGTAGGCGGGGACGATGATGCTCAGCAGCGGCTGCGGCGCCGGGGCGTGCGTGGCCATAAGCGTTCGTGCTAGCGCGCCAGCCCGACCGGCGCGCGAATGATCTTGTTGACCTGGCTCTCGTGTACCAGCCGGTCGTGATGGTCCGACTGGTCGCGTTCGCGCTCCTTGTGCCACAGGTGGAACACTTCGGTCGCGAAAGCGCCATCCTTGCGCCGCACGCCCGCATTAAACAGGCGCACCACGAAATCGGCATCCTCGTGGCCCCAGCCGCAGAACGATTCGTCGAAGCCGTTCACGCGCTCGATATCGCTGCGCCAGGCGCTCAGGTTGCAGCCTTTGATGCGGCGCATCGTAAAGCCGCTGCGTACGCGTCCGAGGTCGGGCAGGCGGATCGCCAGCTGCAGGATCTTCTGGATGTTCCCGGCGCGCCAGGCACGCCACCATACGTCCAGGCCCATTTCGTGCAGGTCGCGCTGCTCGGCCAGGGTGGCGCGGGTGAAGTCGGGACACAGCAGCACGCGGCTGCCGGTGATCATGCAGCCCGGCTGCGCCAGGCGCCGGTGGCTCGCCACGAAATCCTTGCGCGGCACGCAGTCGCCATCGAGGAACACCACATAATCGCCCCGTGCGGCGAGCACGCCCTGGTTGCGCGCGCGCGCCAGGCGAAAACCGTCGTCCGGCTGCCACACGTGGACCAGGCGCCTGTGCGTGCCGGCCGCGATCCGCTCGATGCAGTGGCGCGTGGCCTCGGTCGAACCGTCGTCGGTGACGATAATTTCATAATCGTCATCTTGCTGCGCCAGGCAGGCGCGCAGCACCGCTTCCAGCGCATCCGGCCGGTTGTAGGTGCTGACGATCAGTGAAATGGTGGTAGGGCGTGGCACGATGATTTCCCGGTGAAGCGATGTTCACTGCCAGCGGCAGCAAGTGGTACATACGTATTATACGTGCCCGTCACGGCTAGTCCAGCGTATTGCGCGCCGCGCCGGCGATCCGTGGTCAGGCCAGCCCGCGCGTGGCGCGCACGGTGCGTTCGTCGGCGCGCCGGCGCACCAGCGCGCGGTTGCTCGACGCTTCGTCGCGCGCGTTTTCGCGGTGCCAGAGATGAAACACTTCCGTGGCAAAAGCGCCATCCTTGCGCTTGATCCCGGCGTTAAACAGGCGCACCACGAAGTCGGCATCCTCGTGTCCCCAGCCCTCGAAGCTCTCGTCGAAGCCGTTGACCGCCTCGATATCGGCGCGCCAGGCAGCCATGTTGCAGCCCTTGATGCGGCGCCAGGTAAAGCGCTTCTGCACCCGGCCCAGGTCCGGCAGTTTGAACAGCAGCTGCAGCACCTTGTTGATATGGCCACGCGCGCGCAGCGCCAGCTTCTCGCCCAGCCCGAGCGCGTGCAGGTCGCGCCGGTCGGCCAGCACGCGCTGCGTGAACGCCTCGTCGAGCAGGATGCGGCTGCCGGTGACCATGAAGCCCGGCTGCGCCAGCATGCGGTGGCGCGCAATGAAATCGTGCTGCGGAATGCAGTCGCCATCGAGCAGCAGGATGTACTCGCCGCGCGAGGCCAGGATGCCCTGGTTGCGCGCCATCGCCAGGCGAAAACCCTGGTCCGGCTGCCACGCGTGGCGCAGCGGTACGGGGGCGCGCTGTTGCAGGCGCGCGACGCAGTCCCGGGTCGGATCGCCCGAGCCATCGTCGGCGATGATGATCTCGAAGTGGCGGTCGCTCTGCGCGAAGCAGGCCTCGACCACCGCTTCGAGCGCGTCCGGCCGGTTGTAGGTGGCGATGATGACGGAAATGAGCGCGTCCTGCTGCATGGTCAGGTTCCTGTGGCCGGGGCCTGGACCGGCTGGCGGGAAAAGCGCGCGCTCGCATACAGGGAGCCGGCCAGCAGCAGGAACCAGTACGCTTCCGTCACATCCCATAACAGGCTGTTGAACGAGGAGCTGACCACGTAGATCGCCCACAGCAGCACCAGCGCATCGGCGTGG of the Massilia violaceinigra genome contains:
- a CDS encoding glycosyltransferase family 2 protein, giving the protein MPRPTTISLIVSTYNRPDALEAVLRACLAQQDDDYEIIVTDDGSTEATRHCIERIAAGTHRRLVHVWQPDDGFRLARARNQGVLAARGDYVVFLDGDCVPRKDFVASHRRLAQPGCMITGSRVLLCPDFTRATLAEQRDLHEMGLDVWWRAWRAGNIQKILQLAIRLPDLGRVRSGFTMRRIKGCNLSAWRSDIERVNGFDESFCGWGHEDADFVVRLFNAGVRRKDGAFATEVFHLWHKERERDQSDHHDRLVHESQVNKIIRAPVGLAR
- a CDS encoding glycosyltransferase family 2 protein codes for the protein MQQDALISVIIATYNRPDALEAVVEACFAQSDRHFEIIIADDGSGDPTRDCVARLQQRAPVPLRHAWQPDQGFRLAMARNQGILASRGEYILLLDGDCIPQHDFIARHRMLAQPGFMVTGSRILLDEAFTQRVLADRRDLHALGLGEKLALRARGHINKVLQLLFKLPDLGRVQKRFTWRRIKGCNMAAWRADIEAVNGFDESFEGWGHEDADFVVRLFNAGIKRKDGAFATEVFHLWHRENARDEASSNRALVRRRADERTVRATRGLA